In Stigmatopora nigra isolate UIUO_SnigA chromosome 18, RoL_Snig_1.1, whole genome shotgun sequence, one genomic interval encodes:
- the aatkb gene encoding serine/threonine-protein kinase LMTK1 isoform X1 — MRMMIRNTLTALTSVALWTCVSASAGPGGAASWSEDTWVTAVCASTAAVGGLLLVLLACVCCKKNRGASFKEFRNVPDGEAYHATPSASRASPDVYVLPLTEVLPPVARQPPPPAHRQKWSNLSRQSLLYLKELGNGWFGKVVLAEVNENLRTNQVVVKELKSSASIKEQMRFLEEMQPYRVLQHSSLLQCLGQCTDVTPFLLVMEFCPLGDVKAYLRNIEFGDRTGTPEPLILQKMACDIAAGLMHLHTHNFTHSDLALRNCLLTADITVKIGDYGLSHTKYKDDYLVTSDQTYVPVRWIAPELVGEMHGNLLVTKQTQQSNIWSLGVTVWELLELGKQPYSHYSDRQVLCYAIREHQLRLAKPTLQVPLAERWYEVMQFCWLPPEQRPNAEEVHLLLSYLCAKGASEAEEDFERRWNSMRPSAGHNILRGPKTTTHERPLSTTSSFPLLQQFSLADGYHSESGDDVLTITETSHGLNFEYRWEQARAQESYRGPDSSSVLNLVNNHETFYPPGGIVGGCPLESLNHNHRASPPYYQPKHLRTPGVLPVFSGHSPSVNSEFYIRIEEPVDCTIDADYTMCSYSPDYQSSGSFLTGSADSGDCTVCPSQTKNCDSYWSADIHDVDIYDSNDSSPVISPTMEPLLGQVCDISPLQPWESSHYVSYKDQDGGYYYEHSPPVDLDHYLMGSELHGEHLQESWGSRSLRQALGELDNPVGMPPPIHSPSEQVYRDSYLDLDTSILGKTMTGGYYDMMGSLRKTMPNHSRHGSVSLNTENERALFTGHGQGISREDEDEDIFLEKHTCNTWPSKHRHRSVNHQRQASQSYRQETYADFHYTMPSTDIEDSWSEELAMRYHSLPKGVSYLEPRLAKDNDPCMASPDRCNALVYLCHQGDTHMVQPVDYCHSHFVDPLSGLLVDNNYTYRQDKVTDIPDSDEMINLSPAPGGPVVSKHVSIKPNTSRESYIDLKGEEAIKREVTEHPLATKPNVEETAQSPVISVHEMALLTDPPSETSQTGDSGLDRGGSSISLTDILDCSDNEDDDATDDVTDITSGIFAEESSELSASPAIKSFQKQVGTPDSIESIDLPSVAGSCEGSSPASRPSCSPKAMDSGYDTENNESPEFVPKEPHEAKDQALPQPDGRTSPEENRGVGTSCEDLSLKPCEHTFSPLSQEMPYRDSAYFSDYENERQMKNELEELDKAEDGCETEDEEISTQGTEEASACLQEPNGKYEDCEDGSTAEGGLYEWPSQEENSSLDDWAAEVVGAMEEALDALNEDNKSSDVTVEEETPVKDHSSAPDVLHILPKDEVALQQAANSRRLSSSSPPPAPPENRGFPPDGDEVDEDEADSDDSDDSDEEPRISGVQEEESEDECHPVPIVVSDDSHAHMLRGLLKVPALLEIHQDLERKKRNVSFFDDVTVYLFDQESPTKELTAHGFPPEVEGPGNKSPERVCASDDSSDGNLSEESAGFEWEDDFPLLPLPTSSTAPDSPTRVSATKPQEIKSASRFSRFTVSPSSASRFSITHISDSDVDSIGGSSEDGDKE; from the exons atgaggatgatgattaGGAATACGCTGACCGCGCTGACGTCCGTCGCGCTTTGGACCTGCGTCTCTGCCAGCGCCGGTCCAG GTGGCGCCGCCTCGTGGTCGGAGGACACATGGGTGACAGCAGTGTGCGCGTCCACGGCGGCCGTCGGCGGCCTGCTTTTGGTGCTGTTGGCTTGCGTCTGCTGTAAGAAGAATCGTGGCGCCTCATTCAAG GAGTTCCGCAATGTACCCGACGGCGAGGCCTACCACGCGACCCCATCGGCGTCCAGGGCCAGCCCGGACGTCTACGTCCTGCCCCTGACCGAGGTGCTGCCACCCGTTGCCAGGCAACCGCCTCCGCCAG CGCATCGGCAAAAATGGTCCAACTTGAGCCGACAGAGTCTGCTGTACCTGAAAGAACTCGGGAACGGCTGGTTCGGCAAG GTTGTTTTGGCGGAGGTGAATGAGAACCTGAGGACCAATCAGGTGGTGGTCAAGGAACTCAAGTCCAGCGCTAGCATAAAGGAACAAATGCGCTTTCTGGAAGAAATGCAACCCTACCG GGTGCTGCAGCACTCATCCCTGCTGCAGTGTCTGGGCCAGTGTACTGATGTCACGCCCTTTCTGCTAGTCATGGAGTTTTGCCCACTG GGCGACGTGAAGGCTTACCTGAGGAACATCGAGTTTGGGGACAGAACAGGCACCCCCGAGCCACTCATCCTCCAGAAGATGGCCTGCGATATCGCCGCGGGACTCATGCACTTGCACACGCATAACTTCACTCACAG TGACCTGGCTTTGAGGAACTGCCTTCTAACGGCTGACATCACCGTAAAGATTGGCGACTACGGTTTGTCCCATACAAAGTACAAG GACGACTATCTTGTCACATCTGACCAAACGTATGTGCCGGTTCGCTGGATCGCTCCTGAGCTGGTGGGGGAAATGCATGGAAACCTGCTGGTGACCAAGCAAACACAACAAAGCAACATCTG GTCTTTGGGAGTGACCGTTTGGGAGTTGCTGGAGCTGGGAAAACAGCCCTACAGCCATTACTCTGATCGACAAGTTCTGTGCTATGCCATAAGAGAGCATCAGCTCCGATTGGCCAAGCCCACGCTACAAGTCCCTCTGGCTGAACGCtg GTACGAGGTAATGCAGTTCTGCTGGCTCCCACCTGAACAGAGGCCCAATGCCGAGGAAGTGCACTTGTTGTTGAGCTATCTGTGTGCCAAAGGGGCCAGTGAAGCTGAGGAGGACTTTGAGAGGCGCTGGAACTCTATGCGCCCAAGTGCAGGACACAACATCCTCCGCggtccaaaaacaacaactcatgAGCGACCCTTGTCCACCACCTCATCTTTTCCGCTCCTTCAGCAGTTCTCACTGGCTGATGGCTACCACTCTGAGTCCGGGGATGATGTTCTAACCATCACAGAAACCAGCCACGGCCTAAACTTTGAATACAGGTGGGAGCAGGCCAGGGCGCAAGAGTCGTACAGAGGCCCAGATTCATCAAGCGTCCTAAACCTTGTCAACAATCATGAAACTTTTTATCCTCCCGGTGGAATTGTGGGAGGCTGCCCCTTGGAGAGTCTCAACCACAACCATAGAGCATCTCCTCCTTATTACCAGCCGAAACATCTACGCACTCCGGGCGTCCTTCCTGTCTTTAGCGGTCACAGCCCATCTGTCAACAGTGAATTCTACATCCGCATCGAAGAACCGGTGGACTGTACCATAGATGCCGACTACACCATGTGCTCCTACAGCCCGGACTACCAGAGCAGTGGAAGTTTCCTTACCGGGAGTGCCGATTCAGGTGACTGCACAGTCTGTCCGTCACAGACGAAGAACTGTGACAGCTACTGGTCAGCCGATATCCACGATGTCGACATCTACGACTCCAATGACTCAAGTCCTGTGATCTCTCCGACGATGGAGCCCCTCTTAGGACAGGTTTGTGACATCAGCCCTCTACAACCCTGGGAGTCCAGTCACTATGTGTCCTACAAAGACCAAGATGGAGGTTACTATTATGAGCACTCACCGCCTGTGGACTTGGATCATTATCTAATGGGAAGCGAACTGCACGGTGAGCATCTTCAAGAAAGTTGGGGGTCGAGAAGTCTTCGCCAGGCATTGGGCGAACTTGATAATCCAGTGGGGATGCCCCCGCCCATTCATAGCCCATCTGAACAGGTCTACCGAGACTCATACCTTGACCTGGACACATCCATTTTAGGTAAGACTATGACTGGTGGTTACTACGACATGATGGGTTCCCTGAGGAAGACCATGCCGAATCACAGCAGGCATGGCTCAGTCAGTCTTAATACAGAGAACGAGAGAGCCCTCTTCACAGGGCACGGGCAGGGCATTTCAAGggaggatgaagatgaagacATATTCCTTGAGAAGCACACTTGTAACACTTGGCCTTCCAAACATCGTCACAGAAGCGTCAACCACCAAAGACAAGCCAGTCAAAGCTACAGACAGGAAACGTACGCAGACTTTCACTACACCATGCCGAGCACAGATATCGAAGACTCCTGGTCTGAGGAACTCGCAATGCGATATCACAGCCTACCCAAGGGTGTCAGCTACCTGGAACCCCGTCTAGCAAAAGACAATGACCCATGTATGGCATCTCCGGATCGATGCAATGCTTTGGTGTACTTGTGTCACCAAGGCGACACACACATGGTGCAGCCAGTGGACTACTGCCACTCGCACTTTGTTGACCCTCTCTCCGGCTTGCTGGTGGATAACAACTACACCTACAGGCAAGACAAAGTCACGGACATCCCCGACAGTGACGAGATGATCAACCTTTCTCCAGCCCCGGGAGGTCCTGTCGTGTCCAAACATGTCTCGATCAAACCGAATACTAGCAGGGAATCCTACATTGATCTTAAGGGAGAAGAAGCAATAAAGCGAGAAGTTACAGAACATCCTCTCGCGACTAAGCCCAACGTAGAAGAGACAGCCCAGAGTCCCGTTATTAGTGTGCACGAAATGGCGCTTCTCACGGATCCGCCGTCAGAGACGAGTCAAACGGGCGACAGTGGTCTGGACCGGGGCGGGTCTAGCATCAGTTTGACGGATATTCTCGACTGCAGCGATAACGAAGATGACGACGCCACTGACGATGTCACCGATATCACGTCAGGAATTTTTGCGGAAGAGTCTAGCGAGCTTAGTGCTTCGCCTGCCATCAAGTCGTTTCAAAAGCAAGTCGGAACACCGGATTCCATCGAGTCTATAGATCTACCTTCTGTTGCGGGGTCTTGCGAAGGCTCTAGCCCAGCCTCGCGCCCTTCCTGCTCCCCTAAAGCCATGGACAGCGGCTATGACACGGAAAATAACGAGAGTCCCGAGTTTGTCCCAAAAGAACCCCATGAAGCCAAAGACCAAGCCCTGCCTCAGCCAGATGGCCGCACAAGCCCGGAAGAAAACCGTGGCGTTGGAACATCTTGTGAAGACCTCTCGTTAAAACCATGCGAGCACACCTTCTCACCCCTGAGCCAGGAGATGCCATATAGGGACTCGGCCTACTTCTCTGACTACGAGAATGAGCGCCAGATGAAAAATGAGCTTGAAGAGCTCGATAAGGCAGAAGATGGTTGCGAGACTGAAGATGAGGAAATATCGACTCAAGGAACAGAAGAAGCCAGTGCTTGTTTGCAAGAACCGAATGGAAAATATGAAGATTGCGAAGATGGTTCAACAGCAGAAGGTGGCTTGTATGAATGGCCTTCTCAAGAGGAGAATTCATCTCTTGATGATTGGGCAGCAGAGGTGGTGGGTGCAATGGAGGAGGCTCTTGATGCCCTGAATGAAGACAATAAGTCCAGTGACGTGACAGTAGAAGAAGAGACACCAGTAAAAGACCATTCTTCTGCGCCGGATGTTTTACACATCTTACCAAAAGATGAGGTGGCCTTACAGCAAGCAGCCAATTCCCGGAGGTTATCTTCCTCTTCTCCGCCGCCAGCTCCTCCAGAAAATCGAGGATTTCCTCCAGACGGCGATGAGGTGGACGAGGATGAGGCCGACTCGGACGACAGCGACGACTCGGACGAAGAGCCGCGGATATCCGGTGTACAGGAGGAGGAAAGTGAGGATGAGTGCCACCCGGTGCCCATCGTGGTGAGCGACGACAGCCATGCCCATATGTTACGAGGCCTTCTCAAGGTTCCTGCCCTGCTGGAGATACACCAGGATCTGGAACGCAAGAAGAGAAATGTGTCTTTCTTTGATGATGTCACTGTCTACCTCTTTGATCAG GAGAGTCCCACCAAGGAATTGACCGCACACGGATTCCCACCGGAGGTAGAAGGTCCAGGCAATAAATCTCCCGAGAGGGTCTGCGCGTCCGATGACTCCTCAGATGGAAACCTATCCGAAGAGA GCGCGGGTTTCGAGTGGGAGGACGACTTCCCTCTGCTCCCTCTGCCGACATCCTCCACCGCCCCCGATTCGCCGACTCGGGTCTCCGCCACAAAACCTCAGGAGATCAAGTCGGCCAGCCGTTTCTCACGCTTTACCGTGTCGCCCTCCAGCGCGTCTCGATTCTCCATCACGCATATCTCCGATTCGGACGTGGACTCTATTGGAG GAAGCAGCGAGGATGGAGACAAAGAGTAA
- the aatkb gene encoding serine/threonine-protein kinase LMTK1 isoform X2 translates to MRFLEEMQPYRVLQHSSLLQCLGQCTDVTPFLLVMEFCPLGDVKAYLRNIEFGDRTGTPEPLILQKMACDIAAGLMHLHTHNFTHSDLALRNCLLTADITVKIGDYGLSHTKYKDDYLVTSDQTYVPVRWIAPELVGEMHGNLLVTKQTQQSNIWSLGVTVWELLELGKQPYSHYSDRQVLCYAIREHQLRLAKPTLQVPLAERWYEVMQFCWLPPEQRPNAEEVHLLLSYLCAKGASEAEEDFERRWNSMRPSAGHNILRGPKTTTHERPLSTTSSFPLLQQFSLADGYHSESGDDVLTITETSHGLNFEYRWEQARAQESYRGPDSSSVLNLVNNHETFYPPGGIVGGCPLESLNHNHRASPPYYQPKHLRTPGVLPVFSGHSPSVNSEFYIRIEEPVDCTIDADYTMCSYSPDYQSSGSFLTGSADSGDCTVCPSQTKNCDSYWSADIHDVDIYDSNDSSPVISPTMEPLLGQVCDISPLQPWESSHYVSYKDQDGGYYYEHSPPVDLDHYLMGSELHGEHLQESWGSRSLRQALGELDNPVGMPPPIHSPSEQVYRDSYLDLDTSILGKTMTGGYYDMMGSLRKTMPNHSRHGSVSLNTENERALFTGHGQGISREDEDEDIFLEKHTCNTWPSKHRHRSVNHQRQASQSYRQETYADFHYTMPSTDIEDSWSEELAMRYHSLPKGVSYLEPRLAKDNDPCMASPDRCNALVYLCHQGDTHMVQPVDYCHSHFVDPLSGLLVDNNYTYRQDKVTDIPDSDEMINLSPAPGGPVVSKHVSIKPNTSRESYIDLKGEEAIKREVTEHPLATKPNVEETAQSPVISVHEMALLTDPPSETSQTGDSGLDRGGSSISLTDILDCSDNEDDDATDDVTDITSGIFAEESSELSASPAIKSFQKQVGTPDSIESIDLPSVAGSCEGSSPASRPSCSPKAMDSGYDTENNESPEFVPKEPHEAKDQALPQPDGRTSPEENRGVGTSCEDLSLKPCEHTFSPLSQEMPYRDSAYFSDYENERQMKNELEELDKAEDGCETEDEEISTQGTEEASACLQEPNGKYEDCEDGSTAEGGLYEWPSQEENSSLDDWAAEVVGAMEEALDALNEDNKSSDVTVEEETPVKDHSSAPDVLHILPKDEVALQQAANSRRLSSSSPPPAPPENRGFPPDGDEVDEDEADSDDSDDSDEEPRISGVQEEESEDECHPVPIVVSDDSHAHMLRGLLKVPALLEIHQDLERKKRNVSFFDDVTVYLFDQESPTKELTAHGFPPEVEGPGNKSPERVCASDDSSDGNLSEESAGFEWEDDFPLLPLPTSSTAPDSPTRVSATKPQEIKSASRFSRFTVSPSSASRFSITHISDSDVDSIGGSSEDGDKE, encoded by the exons ATGCGCTTTCTGGAAGAAATGCAACCCTACCG GGTGCTGCAGCACTCATCCCTGCTGCAGTGTCTGGGCCAGTGTACTGATGTCACGCCCTTTCTGCTAGTCATGGAGTTTTGCCCACTG GGCGACGTGAAGGCTTACCTGAGGAACATCGAGTTTGGGGACAGAACAGGCACCCCCGAGCCACTCATCCTCCAGAAGATGGCCTGCGATATCGCCGCGGGACTCATGCACTTGCACACGCATAACTTCACTCACAG TGACCTGGCTTTGAGGAACTGCCTTCTAACGGCTGACATCACCGTAAAGATTGGCGACTACGGTTTGTCCCATACAAAGTACAAG GACGACTATCTTGTCACATCTGACCAAACGTATGTGCCGGTTCGCTGGATCGCTCCTGAGCTGGTGGGGGAAATGCATGGAAACCTGCTGGTGACCAAGCAAACACAACAAAGCAACATCTG GTCTTTGGGAGTGACCGTTTGGGAGTTGCTGGAGCTGGGAAAACAGCCCTACAGCCATTACTCTGATCGACAAGTTCTGTGCTATGCCATAAGAGAGCATCAGCTCCGATTGGCCAAGCCCACGCTACAAGTCCCTCTGGCTGAACGCtg GTACGAGGTAATGCAGTTCTGCTGGCTCCCACCTGAACAGAGGCCCAATGCCGAGGAAGTGCACTTGTTGTTGAGCTATCTGTGTGCCAAAGGGGCCAGTGAAGCTGAGGAGGACTTTGAGAGGCGCTGGAACTCTATGCGCCCAAGTGCAGGACACAACATCCTCCGCggtccaaaaacaacaactcatgAGCGACCCTTGTCCACCACCTCATCTTTTCCGCTCCTTCAGCAGTTCTCACTGGCTGATGGCTACCACTCTGAGTCCGGGGATGATGTTCTAACCATCACAGAAACCAGCCACGGCCTAAACTTTGAATACAGGTGGGAGCAGGCCAGGGCGCAAGAGTCGTACAGAGGCCCAGATTCATCAAGCGTCCTAAACCTTGTCAACAATCATGAAACTTTTTATCCTCCCGGTGGAATTGTGGGAGGCTGCCCCTTGGAGAGTCTCAACCACAACCATAGAGCATCTCCTCCTTATTACCAGCCGAAACATCTACGCACTCCGGGCGTCCTTCCTGTCTTTAGCGGTCACAGCCCATCTGTCAACAGTGAATTCTACATCCGCATCGAAGAACCGGTGGACTGTACCATAGATGCCGACTACACCATGTGCTCCTACAGCCCGGACTACCAGAGCAGTGGAAGTTTCCTTACCGGGAGTGCCGATTCAGGTGACTGCACAGTCTGTCCGTCACAGACGAAGAACTGTGACAGCTACTGGTCAGCCGATATCCACGATGTCGACATCTACGACTCCAATGACTCAAGTCCTGTGATCTCTCCGACGATGGAGCCCCTCTTAGGACAGGTTTGTGACATCAGCCCTCTACAACCCTGGGAGTCCAGTCACTATGTGTCCTACAAAGACCAAGATGGAGGTTACTATTATGAGCACTCACCGCCTGTGGACTTGGATCATTATCTAATGGGAAGCGAACTGCACGGTGAGCATCTTCAAGAAAGTTGGGGGTCGAGAAGTCTTCGCCAGGCATTGGGCGAACTTGATAATCCAGTGGGGATGCCCCCGCCCATTCATAGCCCATCTGAACAGGTCTACCGAGACTCATACCTTGACCTGGACACATCCATTTTAGGTAAGACTATGACTGGTGGTTACTACGACATGATGGGTTCCCTGAGGAAGACCATGCCGAATCACAGCAGGCATGGCTCAGTCAGTCTTAATACAGAGAACGAGAGAGCCCTCTTCACAGGGCACGGGCAGGGCATTTCAAGggaggatgaagatgaagacATATTCCTTGAGAAGCACACTTGTAACACTTGGCCTTCCAAACATCGTCACAGAAGCGTCAACCACCAAAGACAAGCCAGTCAAAGCTACAGACAGGAAACGTACGCAGACTTTCACTACACCATGCCGAGCACAGATATCGAAGACTCCTGGTCTGAGGAACTCGCAATGCGATATCACAGCCTACCCAAGGGTGTCAGCTACCTGGAACCCCGTCTAGCAAAAGACAATGACCCATGTATGGCATCTCCGGATCGATGCAATGCTTTGGTGTACTTGTGTCACCAAGGCGACACACACATGGTGCAGCCAGTGGACTACTGCCACTCGCACTTTGTTGACCCTCTCTCCGGCTTGCTGGTGGATAACAACTACACCTACAGGCAAGACAAAGTCACGGACATCCCCGACAGTGACGAGATGATCAACCTTTCTCCAGCCCCGGGAGGTCCTGTCGTGTCCAAACATGTCTCGATCAAACCGAATACTAGCAGGGAATCCTACATTGATCTTAAGGGAGAAGAAGCAATAAAGCGAGAAGTTACAGAACATCCTCTCGCGACTAAGCCCAACGTAGAAGAGACAGCCCAGAGTCCCGTTATTAGTGTGCACGAAATGGCGCTTCTCACGGATCCGCCGTCAGAGACGAGTCAAACGGGCGACAGTGGTCTGGACCGGGGCGGGTCTAGCATCAGTTTGACGGATATTCTCGACTGCAGCGATAACGAAGATGACGACGCCACTGACGATGTCACCGATATCACGTCAGGAATTTTTGCGGAAGAGTCTAGCGAGCTTAGTGCTTCGCCTGCCATCAAGTCGTTTCAAAAGCAAGTCGGAACACCGGATTCCATCGAGTCTATAGATCTACCTTCTGTTGCGGGGTCTTGCGAAGGCTCTAGCCCAGCCTCGCGCCCTTCCTGCTCCCCTAAAGCCATGGACAGCGGCTATGACACGGAAAATAACGAGAGTCCCGAGTTTGTCCCAAAAGAACCCCATGAAGCCAAAGACCAAGCCCTGCCTCAGCCAGATGGCCGCACAAGCCCGGAAGAAAACCGTGGCGTTGGAACATCTTGTGAAGACCTCTCGTTAAAACCATGCGAGCACACCTTCTCACCCCTGAGCCAGGAGATGCCATATAGGGACTCGGCCTACTTCTCTGACTACGAGAATGAGCGCCAGATGAAAAATGAGCTTGAAGAGCTCGATAAGGCAGAAGATGGTTGCGAGACTGAAGATGAGGAAATATCGACTCAAGGAACAGAAGAAGCCAGTGCTTGTTTGCAAGAACCGAATGGAAAATATGAAGATTGCGAAGATGGTTCAACAGCAGAAGGTGGCTTGTATGAATGGCCTTCTCAAGAGGAGAATTCATCTCTTGATGATTGGGCAGCAGAGGTGGTGGGTGCAATGGAGGAGGCTCTTGATGCCCTGAATGAAGACAATAAGTCCAGTGACGTGACAGTAGAAGAAGAGACACCAGTAAAAGACCATTCTTCTGCGCCGGATGTTTTACACATCTTACCAAAAGATGAGGTGGCCTTACAGCAAGCAGCCAATTCCCGGAGGTTATCTTCCTCTTCTCCGCCGCCAGCTCCTCCAGAAAATCGAGGATTTCCTCCAGACGGCGATGAGGTGGACGAGGATGAGGCCGACTCGGACGACAGCGACGACTCGGACGAAGAGCCGCGGATATCCGGTGTACAGGAGGAGGAAAGTGAGGATGAGTGCCACCCGGTGCCCATCGTGGTGAGCGACGACAGCCATGCCCATATGTTACGAGGCCTTCTCAAGGTTCCTGCCCTGCTGGAGATACACCAGGATCTGGAACGCAAGAAGAGAAATGTGTCTTTCTTTGATGATGTCACTGTCTACCTCTTTGATCAG GAGAGTCCCACCAAGGAATTGACCGCACACGGATTCCCACCGGAGGTAGAAGGTCCAGGCAATAAATCTCCCGAGAGGGTCTGCGCGTCCGATGACTCCTCAGATGGAAACCTATCCGAAGAGA GCGCGGGTTTCGAGTGGGAGGACGACTTCCCTCTGCTCCCTCTGCCGACATCCTCCACCGCCCCCGATTCGCCGACTCGGGTCTCCGCCACAAAACCTCAGGAGATCAAGTCGGCCAGCCGTTTCTCACGCTTTACCGTGTCGCCCTCCAGCGCGTCTCGATTCTCCATCACGCATATCTCCGATTCGGACGTGGACTCTATTGGAG GAAGCAGCGAGGATGGAGACAAAGAGTAA